One Brevibacterium spongiae DNA segment encodes these proteins:
- a CDS encoding aminoglycoside phosphotransferase — protein sequence MDTKALKLAAIASTMLDGFAPTKWTPLPPLDAGVRVLLGDDRQELVATAQTQLDRTADIGSAAEAGRIYDSMYPHAGFTWPHLRAITEVEAEYFETSTPTTVTLVDPLPGAPLGDVPIADTARASSLAQALATVHSAAPEPVSEAGFPVEDPSRSQFLILERLDQAASTGRVPAALLQHWEEEFEKVALWHFLATPIHGSIDESSVYTDQERVLALSEIGRLRVADPAIDLAAASALIDPAALPTFYEEYRNSRPRADDHVIARAELLAEFAVLDWLLEAVDSGDEAAIQDAADLLTSFNEVLFAGPGEPAGPAESADSGRTGASAATDEGVADDTAPAAGSEAAENADEPNVEAAITEHEPAAVFIPHARPTGSTPDDATDSDSIPGSGVSTEPTSGSDDGDETGPISRSNRS from the coding sequence GTGGATACCAAGGCGCTCAAGTTGGCTGCGATCGCGTCGACGATGCTCGACGGCTTCGCCCCGACGAAATGGACACCCCTGCCGCCCCTCGACGCCGGAGTCCGGGTGCTCCTCGGCGATGACCGGCAGGAGCTCGTCGCGACGGCCCAGACCCAGCTCGACCGCACGGCGGACATCGGTTCCGCCGCCGAGGCGGGGCGCATCTACGATTCCATGTACCCGCATGCCGGCTTCACCTGGCCGCACCTGCGCGCCATCACCGAGGTGGAGGCTGAGTACTTCGAGACCTCGACACCGACGACGGTGACCTTGGTCGATCCTCTGCCCGGGGCGCCGCTGGGCGATGTGCCCATCGCCGATACGGCCCGAGCGAGCTCTCTCGCACAAGCGCTGGCGACCGTGCATTCAGCGGCTCCGGAACCGGTGTCCGAGGCCGGTTTCCCTGTCGAGGATCCATCACGTTCGCAGTTCCTCATCCTGGAGCGACTCGATCAGGCGGCGAGCACCGGACGGGTGCCCGCAGCACTGCTCCAGCATTGGGAAGAGGAGTTCGAGAAGGTGGCCCTCTGGCATTTCCTGGCCACACCGATCCATGGCTCCATCGATGAGTCGAGCGTCTACACGGATCAGGAGCGAGTGCTGGCTCTGTCCGAGATCGGCCGACTGCGTGTCGCTGATCCCGCGATCGACCTGGCGGCAGCCTCGGCGCTCATCGACCCGGCCGCATTGCCGACGTTCTATGAGGAGTACCGCAACTCCCGTCCCCGTGCCGACGACCATGTCATCGCACGCGCCGAGCTGCTCGCCGAGTTCGCGGTCCTCGACTGGCTGCTCGAAGCCGTCGACTCCGGGGACGAAGCCGCCATTCAAGACGCAGCCGACCTGCTCACCTCGTTCAACGAGGTGCTCTTCGCCGGGCCTGGAGAGCCTGCCGGGCCTGCGGAGTCGGCCGATTCCGGCCGGACCGGAGCCTCCGCGGCGACGGACGAGGGAGTCGCGGACGACACAGCGCCGGCCGCTGGATCCGAGGCAGCCGAGAACGCGGACGAACCGAATGTCGAAGCCGCCATCACCGAACACGAACCTGCCGCTGTGTTCATCCCCCACGCACGGCCGACCGGGT
- the nudC gene encoding NAD(+) diphosphatase, producing MKPLPFVEPTSLARHGIDRDHLTRGADGDLREIWAAGAVPVFEHRGSLLVAAGGLFLGDRTLVPAGQTEIYLGRDPEGIRYIGVSLDDEGRSRLDSVLETSRARDASDLLTAPGEGLDSSEPVWLPLRHLAETLDEVQVSLAVEVVGVGNWHRAHQFSPRTGTPTVPALGGWVRRDPEDGSEHFPRTDPAVIVVIVNTDEDGVERVLLGNNAAWEADRYSLLAGFVEPGETLEHAVIREIWEEAHLEVTAPRYLGSQPWPFPCSLMLGFSAEAPSREFAADEAEIASLRWFTRDELRAAIADKTVRAPSTISIAGQLLHSWLDNG from the coding sequence ATGAAGCCCTTGCCCTTCGTGGAGCCGACCAGCCTCGCCCGTCACGGAATCGATCGCGACCACCTCACCCGAGGTGCGGACGGAGATCTGCGCGAGATCTGGGCGGCGGGAGCCGTGCCGGTCTTCGAACATCGCGGCAGTCTGCTCGTGGCTGCCGGCGGACTCTTCCTCGGCGACCGCACCCTGGTGCCGGCAGGGCAGACGGAGATCTATCTCGGGCGGGATCCTGAAGGCATCCGGTATATCGGGGTGTCCTTGGACGATGAGGGGCGCAGCCGCCTCGACTCCGTCCTGGAGACCTCTCGTGCCCGCGATGCCAGCGACCTTCTCACCGCACCGGGGGAGGGCCTCGACAGCTCGGAGCCGGTGTGGCTGCCGCTGCGGCACTTGGCCGAGACGCTCGACGAAGTGCAGGTGTCGCTGGCCGTCGAGGTCGTCGGCGTCGGCAACTGGCATCGGGCTCACCAGTTCTCTCCGCGCACCGGCACTCCGACAGTACCGGCCCTGGGCGGGTGGGTGCGTCGGGATCCGGAGGACGGGAGCGAACACTTTCCCCGCACCGACCCGGCTGTCATCGTCGTCATCGTCAACACGGATGAAGACGGGGTCGAACGGGTGCTGCTGGGCAACAACGCCGCATGGGAAGCCGACCGGTATTCGCTCCTGGCCGGATTCGTCGAACCGGGGGAGACGCTCGAACATGCGGTGATCCGTGAGATCTGGGAGGAAGCTCACCTCGAGGTCACGGCCCCGCGGTACCTCGGCTCTCAGCCCTGGCCGTTCCCCTGTTCGCTCATGCTCGGCTTCTCCGCAGAGGCACCGAGCCGGGAATTCGCCGCGGACGAAGCCGAGATCGCTTCGCTGCGCTGGTTCACCCGCGACGAACTGCGCGCAGCCATCGCCGATAAGACGGTCCGTGCCCCCTCGACGATCTCCATCGCCGGGCAGCTTCTGCACAGCTGGTTGGACAACGGATGA
- a CDS encoding ATP-dependent DNA helicase UvrD2 produces MNASATALLEALDEEQREVATHFDSPVIVLAGAGTGKTRAMTHRIAYGIATEVFPPNHVLALTFTAKAAGEMRSRLRGLGVPAVQARTFHSAALRQLRFFWDRFADGDFPRIIDNKAGIIGSVMQSLGMETSRELTRDVASEIEFAAASLLGVEDYATKAAARDLPGQLHVDDMVRIFEAYGEAKTRGRLLDFDDVLLVLSGVLAEYPAIAAEIRDQYRHFVVDEFQDVSPLQFDVLSRWLGPRDNLCVVGDPAQTIYSFAGADASLLGTLGTAMPEARTIRLVRNYRSSKSIVATANSLLRHTAKTALTLRTDNPDGRPPSMAEYPSDEAEATGVVQAISAEIRAGRRPRNIAVLFRTNGQSPAYEQALAAAGIPYVLRGGERFFARKEVKEAVLMLKAARATSSGQRLPEAVMEVLGSLGFTREPPGPGASRQRWESLKALVDLAEEHQAGQELPVPMATFIDDLADRAEHQFAPDIEGVTLASFHAAKGLEWDSVHLVGLSEGLLPISYAQTPRAIAEERRLFYVALTRAGRELRMSWSLARFESKQRPRQSSRFLSELGQVDHTMGDGSRTAKSATLNRCRRCGRALVSQVDRSVGRCSDCPAEVDLDLLDRLRQWRVRVGMEQGLPPYLVLTDTSLSVIAEVRPRDLAELARVPGVGATKLELYGKALLSLLSE; encoded by the coding sequence ATGAATGCTTCGGCCACGGCCCTCTTGGAGGCCCTGGACGAGGAGCAGCGTGAAGTCGCCACTCACTTCGACTCCCCGGTGATCGTGCTCGCCGGTGCCGGCACGGGCAAGACTCGCGCCATGACACATCGCATCGCCTACGGAATCGCCACCGAGGTGTTCCCTCCCAACCACGTCCTCGCACTGACATTCACCGCGAAGGCGGCCGGTGAGATGCGGTCACGGCTGCGCGGCCTCGGGGTGCCCGCGGTGCAGGCTCGCACCTTCCACTCGGCGGCGCTTCGCCAGCTGCGCTTCTTCTGGGACCGGTTCGCCGACGGCGACTTTCCTCGGATCATCGACAACAAGGCCGGCATCATCGGTTCGGTGATGCAGAGTCTCGGTATGGAGACCAGCCGGGAACTGACGAGAGACGTGGCCTCGGAGATCGAGTTCGCCGCAGCGTCGCTGCTCGGCGTCGAGGACTATGCGACGAAGGCCGCCGCCCGTGACCTGCCCGGTCAGCTGCACGTCGACGATATGGTTCGCATCTTCGAAGCCTACGGCGAAGCGAAGACTCGCGGACGCCTGCTCGACTTCGACGATGTGCTGCTCGTCCTCTCGGGTGTCCTGGCCGAATATCCCGCGATCGCTGCGGAGATCCGTGATCAGTACCGACACTTCGTCGTCGACGAGTTCCAGGACGTCTCTCCGCTGCAGTTCGATGTGCTCTCCCGATGGTTGGGCCCACGAGACAATCTGTGCGTGGTCGGCGACCCCGCACAGACGATCTATTCGTTCGCCGGGGCCGATGCGAGCCTGCTCGGTACTTTGGGCACCGCGATGCCCGAAGCCAGGACGATCCGGCTGGTGCGCAACTACAGGTCGTCGAAGTCGATTGTGGCGACCGCGAACAGTCTGCTCAGGCACACTGCGAAGACCGCTCTGACTCTGCGCACGGACAATCCCGACGGCAGGCCGCCGAGCATGGCCGAATACCCGAGCGACGAGGCCGAAGCGACCGGTGTCGTCCAAGCGATCTCCGCTGAGATCCGGGCGGGACGCCGCCCCCGCAATATCGCGGTGCTCTTCCGCACGAACGGGCAGAGTCCCGCCTACGAGCAGGCTCTGGCCGCTGCGGGAATCCCCTACGTCCTACGCGGAGGCGAACGCTTCTTCGCGCGCAAGGAAGTCAAGGAAGCGGTCCTCATGCTCAAAGCCGCTCGGGCGACCTCGAGCGGACAGCGACTGCCCGAAGCAGTCATGGAGGTGCTCGGTTCACTGGGCTTCACCCGAGAACCACCCGGTCCTGGTGCGAGCCGTCAGCGGTGGGAGTCACTCAAAGCACTCGTCGATCTCGCCGAAGAGCACCAAGCAGGCCAGGAGCTGCCCGTGCCGATGGCGACTTTCATCGACGATCTGGCCGATCGGGCCGAACATCAATTCGCCCCCGATATCGAAGGAGTCACCTTGGCGTCCTTCCACGCGGCCAAGGGCCTGGAATGGGACAGCGTCCACTTGGTCGGTCTCAGCGAGGGACTGCTGCCGATCAGCTATGCGCAGACGCCGAGGGCGATCGCCGAGGAGCGGCGCCTGTTCTATGTGGCGCTGACACGAGCCGGCAGGGAGCTGCGGATGAGCTGGTCGTTGGCCCGCTTCGAGTCGAAGCAGAGGCCTCGTCAATCCTCCCGGTTCCTCTCCGAACTCGGGCAGGTCGACCACACCATGGGCGATGGAAGCAGAACTGCGAAGTCGGCGACGCTCAACCGCTGCCGTCGGTGCGGACGAGCATTGGTGTCGCAGGTGGACCGGTCCGTGGGACGGTGCTCGGACTGTCCCGCAGAGGTCGACCTCGACCTTCTCGACCGCCTCAGGCAATGGAGAGTCAGGGTCGGGATGGAACAGGGGCTCCCGCCCTACCTGGTGCTCACCGACACCTCATTGTCGGTCATCGCTGAAGTCCGTCCGCGTGACCTGGCAGAACTCGCCCGAGTCCCTGGTGTCGGAGCGACGAAACTCGAACTGTACGGCAAGGCACTATTGAGCCTGCTCTCCGAGTGA
- a CDS encoding M48 metallopeptidase family protein, with the protein MTRGQRWSEEEVLRAIARGEIEVRRSAKRKKTVAVSKEIETYVLRTPVRYSVENNIRSLTDLFNRLSARDHSSAADLVELADEMSRRYFAGRFRPASIRWVTNQNLSRWASTTTSTGDIRISHRLQAVPRWVLETVVVHELVHLQIGPHSKEFHTLANRHPRQADAKLYLEGFSDGERFARRG; encoded by the coding sequence GTGACCAGAGGACAGCGGTGGAGCGAAGAAGAGGTCCTGCGGGCGATTGCCCGCGGTGAGATCGAAGTGCGCCGATCGGCCAAACGCAAGAAGACCGTCGCCGTGTCGAAGGAGATCGAGACCTATGTGCTGCGCACTCCTGTGCGCTACAGCGTCGAGAACAACATCCGGTCCCTGACGGACCTGTTCAATCGTCTCTCCGCGCGCGATCACTCCTCTGCGGCCGATCTCGTCGAACTGGCCGACGAAATGAGCCGACGCTACTTCGCAGGACGGTTCCGCCCGGCGTCGATTCGGTGGGTGACGAACCAGAATCTCAGCAGGTGGGCCTCGACGACTACCTCGACCGGAGATATTCGCATCTCTCACCGCTTGCAGGCCGTGCCGCGCTGGGTGCTTGAGACGGTGGTCGTGCACGAACTCGTTCATCTGCAGATCGGTCCCCATTCGAAGGAGTTCCACACCTTGGCGAACAGGCACCCCAGGCAGGCGGACGCGAAGCTCTATCTCGAAGGCTTCAGCGACGGCGAGCGATTCGCTCGCAGGGGCTGA